The following is a genomic window from Malus sylvestris chromosome 12, drMalSylv7.2, whole genome shotgun sequence.
ATGGAATGACTGAGGTCGGCCATGGCCCGGTACTGAATCATGATTGCTACAGGTTGGAGAAAACATCCTCCTTTTTGTATGCTTCCATTGTGATTTTCAGTATGTTTTGTGGCACTGTATGATTCTTCATGTAGTATGATTCAGTTCAGATATCAAATTGTGTTCTCGGGCGTGAGTTTACGattattttcttccaatttgggtGATAGCGATAAAGATTAGATTGTTTAAGAGTCGAGATTTACAAGTTCGAAGTAATAAGTGAAGGTCTTTTCTTTCGTTAAGTAGCGCAGTAGTGCAGGGGATGGTGGCAGTGTATCACATCATTCAATCGGGGCTTCTTGGAACTGTCTTTATTACCAATAATCCTTAGATATGCAAATTAGGATACGTTACAACTCCTAGTGTTGTAGTGAATACAAAGGATGAGTCGGCTGTGATTGACTATGCACGGAAAAGTGCGAACCCTACTGTCAGCATAAATTTCCAACGAACACTGCGCAAGACAAAGCCTGCACCCGCTGCTGCTTTGTACGCTAAGACAGGTCCTTCAAAAAGTTATCCGGGCCTTTTGAAGTCGGATATAATGGCCCTGGGGTCATTAGTTTTGGCTGCTTGGTCTCCGAAGGTTGCATCAGTTCAAAGTGGGTTGATTGTGAACTTACGTAGCGACTACAATTTGATATCCGGGACATCCATGGCTTGCCCTCATGCTTCAGGTGTAGCTGAGCTACTGAAAGGTGCGCACCCAGGTGGAGTGCAACAGCAACTAGGTCTGCTTTGATGACCACAGCCAATCCATTGGACACTACTCGCAATCCAATTCTTGACGACGTTGACAATTTCAACTCTGCTTCACCATTAGCTATGGGAACAGGTCACGTCGATCCTAATAGAGCACTTGCGCCGGGCCTAATATACGATGCTACCTAGCAAGAGTATGTCAATCTCTTATGCTCCACGAATTTTACGCGTAAGCAATCTTATCCATCACTAGATCACGCACCTATGATTGTTCCAAACCATCTTCTTATCTGAACTATCCATCTTTCATCACATTGTACATacatcacaaaacaaagacaagaGTTCGAACGTTTCAGAGGACTGTGACAAATGTGTGGGAGATGACTGCATCAATTGGTTGTGCTCCTTGAACTTATTTGGCAATCGATTACAAAAGCTCCGAGGAAGAAGCCGTCTCGTTTGGTGCAATTGCTTGGGAAGAAGTGGCAAATATGCTGTGAGGGAGGCCTTTTGTGATCTCTCATGCGACATCATCATTGTCTAAGAACACACTACCTAGCTAGTATTTCCAAGTAGTTTGGTAGCTTAAAGATAAGCAAACTGCAACCTAATGTAAACTAGCTACATGGGTACAATTGCACAATTTCAAACTCTAGCAAACTCCATGTTAGCTTTGGAGCTTGAGTACTTAGATGAACCAACATAATATTTTGGGATGTTACATTAACGTTATAAAACACTAAGTTCTCGTTCCTTTGTTTTGCCAATAATGTTATGATACAATAAGTTCTAGTACCTGTTGCATGCAAGTCGTTTCCTGTTGCTGATGCATCATGTGATAGAAAATGCACCATAAGAAACTTTCTAAGTTCTCTTGGGCCTGACCTCAATCCCCTGAACAATGAGGCCACTTTAAGTCCAATTATTAACCTCCATACAAGTCATCTCTATTATCGCACCATCTTCTTCTCCTGGACAGAAAAACTCACCCATCTCCATCTCAAACCAGCCATCGGTCCTTTTCTTCGGATATTGAGTTTCACTGGTTCCGACGGGGACTTCTTCTTGGTCCAGAAACACAGCGCGGTTACTACTGACCTCTTCTTCTCCAAGAAGTCCTACCGTGACTTTCAAGGAATCGTCACGATCAAACCCATCCACCGTTGCACTTAACTTGAACACAAGATAAGCTTGATAGACTGTGGATGGAGAGAGAATCCGTGTCTCAATGTTGCCACGGATTTCAAGCCACCAAACAGACCTAAGCTCAGCCACCTCCTCAAATCTGTTCCATATAATTTTACATACTAATCAATTGCCTaattacatacatacatataaacacatatttcaatcTACAGATATAACACtataaacacgaaattttcctgaaacgaacgagacaagaacacgtgtacaaaataatatttgtattaatgatttaggggttacaatctctctcaaatttgatcctctgattcgatctccgtaaggtgtgtatttgtggatgtgcgattgatccaagggccgtcgaggcttgatcttggattaacggttgaaagtttcttcaagggccgttgaggcttgatcttgaatgacggTGACGAaaggatcttcaagggcttttaggcttgatcttgaagaacagtgatgaacggatcttcaagggcttttgagcGTGATCTTGAatgacggttggatgtgtggttttgtcgacgttgttgatccaaagggccgttggagcttgatcttaggatgaacggatgatgaacgatgaacactctctctcttcaagAGCTGTCGAGGCTTcatcttgaattggtgaaagTTCTTCGCGAGACCGTCGGGGCTTGagcttgatgaacagttgatgaatggatTCGTTAATGTTGTCGATccaaaggggccgttggggcttgatccttgaggatgaacggatgatgaacgatgaaccatttcttcaagggccgtcgaggcttgatcttgaattggtggaagttccttcaaagtgccgttggggcttgatcttgaaggttgggttgacgaagaacgaagagagctttcttgatccttcgggatttgcttgggagctttggagtttcagggcttcaaggttttggtgtgaggtgaattggttatctATTGGTTATGAATTCCTCCCCAAATGAATGCattggcttcctatttatagaattttccaaggcctaattttgaatataatatgcagatgaaataaatcatttctgccaggtgttgacatgtgtcctatttgatgacttttccgatttattttgatttttcgtttagtcacacgctacgtgtaaaatttatgtgacacgtgagcattgaaattgtaactattgatcaacatttatttcaccgaaatttcgatgtctacaaacaTACAGCCAATCCAATCGTAAACGCTTGCTTAATATTTTCAAAGTGTAGCACTTAGCATAATCAGTAAACAAACCAACAAAACGTACAACGAATGAAGAATTTTACAGACCTGGAGTCGGCAACAGAATGCCATCCCCATTTGTCAGGAGAATCACCCCAAGGAATCATAAAGTCCCTTGCCGATATCATGTAACATTTTTTCCCACTCCATTTGTCCAGAAAAAACAGCTGCATACATAGAGCATAAGAAGGCAAGAACATCCACACCGGTAGTAACTCATCATATATTAAGGGAAATGATTTCTACACGCACACATGTATTTCCATAAAAACTTTTgattaatttattcaatctaaaCTTCAGAAATAGACTGTGTATTACGAGAAAATTGGCGTGTAGAAATCATTTCCCTCCGCTAATACCCATACGGTATGCCTAAGTCCGACAAGTGCatgcatacaaaaaaaaaatattcgtaAGATCATGGAATTAGTAGCAGCAAAGTTATATTCATGTTTCAAATTTTGGGGGTCAACCCTAATCCTACCACAACATAATGTAAAGTTACCATTTTGCCATCGTCAAGAAGGATAGGGTTTTCGCAGAGAGTGAGGTAAAGCTCCTTCTTGGAGGacgtggaggaggaggaggaggaggagtggTGAGATAGGATGGAGGGGATATCATGGGGAACGAACTTGTCCCAGACGGCGTCGGATTCGGCGGCCGACATGAAACTCCTAGACACCGCCGAAAACCTGCACGCGTCTGTAGGCGTCGTTAAGGAGACGACGTTAGCTATGCATCCTTCGAGCAACGCCTGCATATCCATGTGAACATGATGATGATCGTCATCGAGTACCATCAATATCGCCGTCCCGCAGCCACCGCAAGtgattccttcttctccttatgTACCGGCGTCGACCGTCTTCTTTTGCTTCTCTTGTTGATATCCGCCGCCGTGGCTTATTACGTTGTGTATGCCGTGGCTTTTGTTGTGCGTGTTCTGTTTTGtgtaaaaaaattgtcatatttGTAGGGAGAGGCAGGCCATCTACAAACTAAACTATAAGTTCATCTCTAACCAACCAGACCAAAGGGTTATAGGACAAAAAATAGCTTGGAATGACACGAAAATCATCTTCAACCGAGGACTAGGCCAAATGGCTTGTGGGCCCCATCTGACCAAAACCCCCAAATTAGGCCAGCATGCTAACCTTTTCCAACCAACCAGCCCTCTAGCGCCAGAATATCAAGCTTGACATTTTGCCAGCCCTTAAGGGGTCAGCCCTCCAATGCCAGAATGTCAAGTTTGGCATTTTGCCAACCCTCTAGTGGCATAATGTCAAGCTTGATATTTTGCCAGCTCAGCCCATTTGAATGCCAACGGCTACATGATGTCATGTTGCTGTTAGGttaccattgaaatttgaaatttttttttggacgaatttaaaagaaaaatctattttttttcctataaataccaaagtcattcctacaccatttctcacatacttTTCATTTTAGCGACACGTGTCACTCGAAATCATATCtggaaaattattgagattacataaagataagaaatgtGGAGAGCTATTCACGTTAGAGACACGTGTCACTCGAAATCctatcaaaaaaaaattattgagattatataaagataagaaatccaGAGGCTTATTCATTTGGCGACaagtgacactcaaaatatgtctgaaacccttattttaatatgatagtttaatttaattaaccatattaattcaattaaaataataaattatgtttgccCTATGACTCTTTAGCcgtctcggttggagatgattttttgtcaaaggGTTATGTTTAGCCTATGATCCTTTAGTCTCCTcagagatggttttttgtcaaactgttatgtttggcctatgatcCTTTAGTctcctcagttggagatggtataaaatatggtataacactgttcattaaaatataatttattgcaGGGCTATAGGACTAAGGAGAGCCCCTTGGCCCTccatcggttagagatggcctaaatAAGCTAACTAGGACTCAAATAAAGGATTTTGTGAAGAGTGATAtcatatatgacacgtggcaGATAACTCATTTGACTTTTGCTTTCTAACTGTCTTTTTTACCGCAAACAAAAATGAAGTCAAAAATCTTTAATTTAACTTTACTGTGTGAGTCTCATTGACaacaaataagataaaaaataaaatcaatttcattaatttttctcgCAAGCGATATTAATGGATAGGGCTTCATGATCCAACATTTTTATATTGGGTTCAAAAATAATTTCAGTAAAGCCCAAAGATAGTAAAGACTAGCAGGCCCAATAACAGCCCAAACAGAATAACGAGCTTTAGCTGGTAAACACAAATGGTACATGAAAAATAAGCTCTTATTTACCATTTAAGACTGGCATTCAGGCAAATGACTCAACTATTGATACAATTAGATGCGATTCCGGCGACGGAAGTCGAGAATTCAAAAGCGATACTGCTCGTCGTCCCTTCACTAagctaaaaaaccaaaaaaaatcaatcGTCGTCATCTTTTAACTCAAAATTACAATCAGGGGAGCAAAACATTGATTTGAGTCGTCCTAGTAAATACAAATGGTAATTCAAGTGTGACTGCTACAGAAAAAACATTCCGGTTTCAATTTCAACAACCTTCTTGAAATATTTGGATCTGAGTACACTGCCTTTATACATCTCAGAAAAAATGTAAAACCTGAAAAATAAAGACACCGGTAAGCTAACGGAAAACATAGacggtgtgtgtgtgtttagagagggagggagggggagAGCGCCGTAGTGCTTACACTCAGGTTACCTCAATAAAATTGTACAAGGGAAATGCATAGGCCACCGAAATTGGTTCTGACATCCCCAAAAATTTGATTAGCCATCTCCAACGAAGCAAGTGATTCGCTACTTTACAACAACATTTAACTGGCTTCCTCGCCAAATCTCTGCACCAAAAATTCATCTAGCTGACCCCAGTTTGGAATACTAGATTCGCTCATTTTATCCGAAGGTAAACATCGAATGCAGCCAAGAATGTGTTTGACATCCCGGCGCAGCCTGGTAGACAAAGTGAAAAGTTGAGTTTCATTAAGGAGTTCTAACAATTTGTATGCACACaaaagagagagggggggggggggggggggggagaactGAAATGGTAGTACCTGTCCTTGGCTTGTGGTGTGCTGATCTCTAACCGTGAAAATGCTTCTGATATTTGTGAATGGAAGACCAAAATTACTTGCCTAAAAATTACGAACCACAGTAATCATTAACTGCCAATCTCATCAACCAAAGCACATCGACTAAATGTGGGGGGCGGGGTGGGAAAACAAGACCCTTTGAGTCTTTGACCAAGTTTCCAAGCAAATTCCATGTGATATGAGCCTTACCTGAAAATCGCTTGGACATCAACCTCATGTAAAGTTCGAGTTAAAACACGTTGTAAGTATCCGACTTCCTGCAAATCAGTTGGGTGAGGCCCATAAAGATCAATTAAGATAAAGAAATCCCCAGAGGGGTGTTAGATAAACAGATACAATAACCACttgtttctattaaaaaaagaaaaaaaagaaaaagataccTTGGTAAGGGATCGAGCA
Proteins encoded in this region:
- the LOC126593010 gene encoding F-box protein At2g02240-like; translated protein: MVLDDDHHHVHMDMQALLEGCIANVVSLTTPTDACRFSAVSRSFMSAAESDAVWDKFVPHDIPSILSHHSSSSSSSTSSKKELYLTLCENPILLDDGKMLFFLDKWSGKKCYMISARDFMIPWGDSPDKWGWHSVADSRFEEVAELRSVWWLEIRGNIETRILSPSTVYQAYLVFKLSATVDGFDRDDSLKVTVGLLGEEEVSSNRAVFLDQEEVPVGTSETQYPKKRTDGWFEMEMGEFFCPGEEDGAIIEMTCMEVNNWT